In Anaerobranca californiensis DSM 14826, a single genomic region encodes these proteins:
- a CDS encoding DUF4342 domain-containing protein, which produces MDDLRKVDIIRERVGCSYKAAHEALEKAGGDVLKAIIELESKEKVWREQIQVTGGELVEKIKEIIHQGNVTKIIVKSGDKTIVEIPVTAGAIGVLLAPHLAILGVLSALITKCTIEIERKEDN; this is translated from the coding sequence ATGGATGATTTACGAAAAGTTGATATTATTAGGGAACGGGTAGGTTGTAGTTATAAAGCTGCCCATGAAGCTTTAGAGAAAGCTGGAGGAGATGTTTTAAAGGCTATCATAGAGCTAGAAAGCAAGGAAAAAGTTTGGAGAGAACAAATCCAAGTTACCGGTGGAGAGTTGGTAGAAAAAATTAAAGAAATAATTCACCAAGGAAATGTAACAAAAATAATAGTAAAATCAGGAGATAAAACTATAGTAGAAATACCTGTTACTGCAGGGGCCATCGGAGTATTATTAGCACCCCATTTAGCGATTTTAGGGGTACTTTCCGCTTTAATAACCAAATGTACCATAGAAATTGAAAGAAAAGAAGATAATTAA
- the recO gene encoding DNA repair protein RecO — MLYKTTGIVIKTFPYREADMIVRIFSLKKGKMDMLAKGTKKIKSKLAATVQPFTYGEYTFYQKNYNLAVLRQSEIIANYKNIISDLKLTFMGYYICEFIDYFLQENQGHPRFFALTVKTLEFINNFPDQSHAIFTAFKIKGISLMGFTPTLTNCIKCGFKDENLKFIFSVKEGGLLCSKCVPENNLFLPKKEILLLLFLLKSTYEEILKVNLTSEQLKTVESIIGKYINYHCEGHVFNSEGLLKKLT, encoded by the coding sequence ATGCTTTATAAAACTACAGGTATAGTTATAAAAACCTTTCCCTATAGGGAAGCAGATATGATAGTTAGAATTTTTTCTTTAAAAAAAGGGAAAATGGACATGTTGGCAAAGGGAACTAAAAAAATAAAAAGTAAATTGGCAGCAACGGTCCAACCCTTTACTTATGGAGAGTATACTTTTTATCAAAAAAATTATAACCTTGCGGTATTGCGTCAAAGTGAAATTATTGCCAATTATAAAAATATAATTTCAGATTTAAAACTAACCTTTATGGGTTATTACATCTGTGAATTTATTGACTACTTTCTTCAGGAAAATCAAGGGCATCCTAGGTTCTTTGCCTTAACCGTTAAGACTTTAGAGTTTATTAACAATTTTCCAGACCAAAGCCATGCTATATTTACAGCCTTTAAAATTAAAGGAATTTCCCTGATGGGCTTTACCCCTACATTGACAAATTGTATTAAATGTGGGTTTAAAGATGAAAATTTAAAGTTTATTTTTAGTGTTAAAGAAGGTGGCCTCCTTTGCAGTAAATGTGTTCCAGAAAACAATTTATTTTTACCTAAAAAAGAAATCTTATTACTCCTCTTTTTATTAAAATCCACCTATGAAGAAATACTAAAAGTAAACCTAACATCTGAACAATTAAAAACAGTGGAATCTATTATTGGAAAATACATAAACTATCATTGTGAAGGACATGTTTTTAATAGTGAAGGTTTACTAAAAAAATTAACATAG
- a CDS encoding cytidine deaminase, protein MEEKVIKQLIDEAKKAMGNAYVPYSNYPVGAALLTRDDQIITGCNVENASYGLTNCAERTALFKGVSEGIREYKAIAVICNGQLIASPCGACRQVIAEFLEPKAPVILANEYGDYQITTVEQLLPGAFTPKSLKEVKNV, encoded by the coding sequence ATGGAAGAAAAAGTGATTAAACAACTTATTGATGAAGCTAAAAAGGCTATGGGCAATGCCTATGTCCCTTATTCCAACTACCCAGTGGGAGCAGCATTGCTGACTAGAGATGATCAAATTATAACAGGTTGTAATGTGGAAAATGCTTCTTATGGTTTAACTAACTGTGCAGAAAGGACTGCTCTGTTTAAAGGTGTTTCAGAAGGAATTAGGGAATACAAAGCTATTGCCGTTATTTGTAATGGTCAATTGATCGCATCTCCTTGTGGAGCTTGTAGGCAAGTAATTGCTGAATTTTTAGAACCTAAAGCCCCTGTTATTTTAGCTAATGAATATGGGGATTATCAAATAACAACAGTAGAACAATTATTGCCAGGTGCCTTTACACCTAAATCTTTGAAGGAGGTTAAAAATGTTTAA
- a CDS encoding DUF881 domain-containing protein codes for MYTRKIDLKLSIIAIMLILIFAINTFLLITSFVEKGQSLKTAKEYAQTIVDYYQKVAKDSGVYTNSAVQNVLSRFMYEINLANSNDELARVIVNLGNETQNVIRRETESRQANIILSMVSTDPNLSSIVDSIRISISFNTQGDIIFNDGGLLSQKTKDEISEYIHSIPILWERVIEMEIEHGTSRLVTPRSSEEKEQRLKSEIDMLKAEIESLRIATGYAEMTGEGLIIKLYDNPNVYGNISPYIIHDLDLLDLVNELFSSGARGIAIDGRRLTTTSSIRCVGPVIHVDHEPIRVEPIEIHVAGNPEILKSGLSLFFRTRFEPRGIIYDVQIVDQITLPAYSRRR; via the coding sequence ATGTATACTAGAAAAATAGATTTAAAACTATCTATAATTGCTATAATGTTAATTTTAATATTTGCAATTAATACATTTTTATTAATAACAAGTTTTGTAGAAAAGGGTCAAAGTTTAAAGACAGCAAAGGAATATGCCCAAACTATAGTTGATTATTACCAAAAAGTAGCAAAGGATTCAGGGGTTTACACAAATTCAGCGGTACAAAATGTTTTATCAAGGTTTATGTATGAAATAAATTTAGCAAACAGTAATGATGAATTAGCAAGGGTTATAGTTAATTTGGGTAATGAAACCCAAAATGTTATTAGAAGAGAAACGGAATCTAGGCAAGCTAATATAATTTTATCTATGGTAAGTACAGATCCTAATTTAAGCTCTATTGTTGACTCCATTAGAATAAGTATTTCTTTTAATACACAAGGGGATATTATATTTAATGATGGTGGATTATTATCCCAAAAGACCAAGGATGAAATATCTGAATATATTCACAGTATACCTATATTATGGGAAAGGGTTATTGAGATGGAGATTGAACATGGAACCTCCCGCTTAGTAACCCCTAGGTCTAGTGAAGAAAAGGAACAAAGGTTAAAAAGTGAAATTGATATGCTAAAGGCAGAAATAGAAAGTTTAAGGATAGCCACAGGATATGCAGAAATGACAGGGGAAGGATTAATAATTAAATTGTACGATAATCCCAACGTCTATGGAAACATTTCCCCTTATATTATCCATGACCTTGATTTACTGGATTTAGTTAATGAACTTTTTAGTTCTGGAGCTAGGGGAATCGCCATAGATGGTAGAAGGCTAACAACTACAAGTTCTATACGCTGTGTTGGACCGGTAATCCATGTGGACCATGAGCCCATTAGGGTAGAACCTATTGAAATCCATGTGGCAGGAAATCCAGAAATTTTAAAAAGTGGCTTATCTCTGTTTTTTAGAACTAGGTTTGAACCCAGAGGTATAATATACGATGTTCAAATTGTCGATCAAATAACTTTACCAGCATATTCAAGGAGGAGATAA
- a CDS encoding PhoH family protein produces the protein MTEITYNMEIQDFTIFRELNTQNESFLLKIEEKTNTIIKLHSNGILIKGKNQNRIEKTKKLLEDLIKLIQLDGYLDEQKANYIINLGEKGELKVVEELQQTIIRNYKGKNIRPKTLGQNRYIQAIEKNHIVFGIGPAGTGKTYLAIAMAVKALKEKKVSRIILTRPAIEAGEKLGFLPGDLQDKVDPYLRPLYDGLNDLLGPEVFQRYMEKGIIEVAPLAYMRGRTLDNSFIILDEAQNTTPEQMKMFLTRFGFGSKAIITGDITQIDLPKGKFSGLKQVEKILKNIEGLEFIFLTEADVVRHPIVTAIIQAYEKQ, from the coding sequence TTGACAGAAATTACTTATAACATGGAGATTCAAGATTTTACAATTTTCAGGGAACTGAATACACAAAATGAAAGTTTTTTATTAAAAATTGAAGAAAAAACAAATACAATTATCAAGCTTCACAGTAATGGAATACTCATAAAAGGGAAAAATCAAAATAGGATAGAAAAAACTAAAAAATTATTGGAAGATTTAATTAAACTCATTCAGTTAGATGGGTACTTAGATGAACAAAAGGCAAATTATATCATAAATTTGGGTGAAAAGGGTGAGTTAAAGGTAGTGGAAGAATTACAGCAGACTATTATTAGAAATTATAAAGGTAAAAATATTAGGCCAAAGACTTTAGGGCAAAATAGATATATCCAAGCAATAGAGAAAAATCATATAGTTTTTGGTATTGGACCAGCTGGGACAGGGAAAACTTATTTAGCTATAGCTATGGCGGTAAAGGCTTTAAAAGAGAAAAAAGTTAGTAGAATAATATTAACCCGCCCCGCTATAGAAGCAGGGGAAAAACTAGGCTTTTTGCCAGGTGATTTGCAAGATAAAGTAGATCCTTATTTACGTCCCCTCTATGATGGTTTGAATGATTTATTAGGACCAGAAGTCTTTCAACGTTACATGGAAAAGGGTATAATAGAAGTAGCCCCCTTAGCATACATGAGGGGTAGAACCTTAGACAATTCATTTATAATTTTAGATGAAGCACAAAATACCACTCCAGAACAAATGAAGATGTTTTTAACGAGATTTGGTTTTGGTTCTAAAGCAATAATAACAGGAGATATTACCCAAATTGATTTACCTAAGGGTAAGTTTTCAGGTTTAAAACAAGTGGAAAAAATATTAAAAAATATAGAAGGCTTGGAATTTATCTTTTTAACAGAAGCAGATGTAGTTAGACATCCAATAGTTACCGCGATAATCCAAGCATATGAAAAACAATAA
- the era gene encoding GTPase Era, protein MFKSGFVSIIGRPNVGKSTLLNNLLGQKIAIISDKAQTTRTKIHGVLTGDDYQIVFIDTPGIHKPKHKLGEAMVKAAKSSTLDVDVILFITDISQPVGRGDQFILEGLQKVKTPVILVANKIDQTVEKEAKERIIKLTELFPFKDVIAISALQGVNTGGLVKLILEFLQEGPKYYPDDMITDQPERVIVQELIREKILELTREEIPHGVAIEVVQMTTRGDNLLDISANIYVEKDSHKGIIIGKGGKLLKEIGKRARIDLERFFNSKVYLELWVKVKKNWRDLPGALREFGLDNSE, encoded by the coding sequence ATGTTTAAATCAGGCTTTGTCTCTATTATAGGTAGACCTAATGTGGGAAAATCTACTTTGCTAAACAATTTACTTGGGCAAAAAATAGCTATAATTTCCGATAAAGCCCAAACGACAAGGACTAAAATTCACGGGGTATTAACGGGAGATGATTACCAAATAGTATTTATAGATACTCCAGGGATTCATAAGCCTAAACATAAATTAGGAGAAGCAATGGTTAAAGCCGCTAAAAGTTCTACTTTAGATGTAGACGTTATCCTCTTTATCACAGATATATCCCAGCCGGTAGGTAGAGGTGATCAATTTATTTTAGAAGGCTTACAAAAGGTCAAAACACCTGTAATATTAGTTGCAAATAAAATTGATCAAACGGTGGAAAAAGAAGCAAAGGAAAGAATTATTAAGCTTACAGAACTATTTCCTTTCAAAGATGTAATTGCCATTTCCGCTTTACAGGGAGTTAATACCGGAGGTTTAGTAAAATTAATCTTAGAATTTCTTCAAGAAGGGCCTAAATACTATCCAGATGATATGATAACAGACCAACCAGAACGGGTAATAGTTCAAGAATTAATTCGGGAAAAAATCTTAGAATTAACTAGGGAAGAGATACCCCATGGAGTAGCCATTGAAGTTGTACAAATGACTACAAGGGGAGATAATTTATTAGATATATCTGCTAATATCTATGTTGAAAAGGACTCCCATAAAGGGATAATTATCGGTAAAGGTGGAAAACTTCTTAAAGAAATAGGGAAAAGGGCCAGGATAGATTTGGAAAGATTCTTTAACAGTAAAGTTTATTTAGAACTGTGGGTTAAAGTTAAAAAGAACTGGCGGGATTTACCGGGAGCATTGAGAGAATTTGGTTTAGATAATAGTGAATAA
- a CDS encoding HD family phosphohydrolase yields the protein MFNFKKFTIKSSNFLQTSKTYRYIIYFGVFFTTFFLLAVGLIPPKYSLEVGQVSPETIYAPRTVVDPYLTKLAEEEAVAKVPDVYVHDQSITNHALTGLSSILEKIEQISLESDEEMRRSLIETLPKPLQQETALAKLINLSENSRLLIYNKIYEVVERLLNQGIKVNTLENAQNNLIEEINSLTTDLELREYLYTLSSEFLKVNLVYSAEATEQNRREARRLVEEVKILKDSKIIDKGEVVTEHHIIQLEALGLQKTSNQDLVLYLGLLILTLTIFAVIGVYLYMYQQDVYYDSHKLLLLGLILLITLILAKALSFFSIYLIPITLAPLLISILFNRGLATMMTIVLAILTGVIVGNEFKFIVLALVSGLVAVYTTKKVIQRSDLTRAGAIISGVNVTILVSISLLTGSFGGTTSMIKNLIIDIMMGMLSGVIASILAIGILPFLENAFSLTTSIRLLELANPNNGALKRLLIETPGTYHHSIIVGNLAEAAAEEIGADPILARVGAYYHDIGKVTNPYYFIENQLGMENIHDSMDPKESAKIIIDHVEQGVQLAKSFGLPGIIIDLIRQSHGTTKLEYFYHKAKELYGEEKVNEGDYRYPGPKPQTKEAAILMFADSIEAAVRSIKQPTQEKICQIIEGIINNKISDGQLDQCPITLYEINKIKEKLTKVIMGIFHQRIQYPINKEEK from the coding sequence GTGTTTAACTTTAAAAAATTTACCATTAAAAGTTCCAACTTTTTACAAACATCTAAAACGTATCGTTATATAATATATTTCGGGGTATTTTTTACCACTTTTTTCTTATTAGCTGTCGGGTTAATACCCCCAAAATATTCTTTAGAAGTTGGACAGGTTTCTCCAGAAACCATTTATGCTCCTAGAACGGTAGTTGATCCTTACCTAACTAAACTGGCGGAAGAGGAAGCGGTGGCAAAGGTTCCTGACGTATATGTACATGATCAATCAATTACAAATCATGCCCTTACAGGACTTAGTTCTATTTTAGAAAAAATAGAGCAAATTTCTTTAGAATCTGACGAGGAGATGAGAAGAAGTTTAATTGAAACTCTGCCCAAACCCTTACAACAGGAAACGGCATTAGCAAAGCTTATAAATTTATCGGAGAATTCTAGGCTCCTTATTTACAATAAAATATATGAAGTAGTTGAAAGGTTATTAAATCAAGGGATAAAGGTAAATACCTTAGAGAATGCACAAAATAATTTAATAGAAGAAATTAATAGTTTGACTACAGATTTAGAATTAAGGGAATATCTCTATACATTAAGTTCTGAATTCTTAAAGGTCAATTTAGTTTACTCAGCAGAAGCCACTGAACAGAACAGGAGAGAAGCTAGGAGGCTTGTAGAGGAAGTTAAAATACTAAAGGATTCTAAGATAATTGATAAAGGGGAAGTGGTTACCGAACATCACATTATACAGTTAGAAGCTTTAGGTTTACAAAAAACTTCCAACCAAGATCTAGTTTTATATCTAGGATTACTAATATTAACTTTAACAATTTTTGCTGTTATTGGCGTTTATTTATACATGTATCAACAAGATGTATACTATGATTCCCATAAACTTTTGCTTTTAGGTTTAATATTATTAATAACTTTAATTTTAGCTAAAGCTTTAAGTTTTTTTTCAATATATTTAATTCCCATAACCTTAGCACCTCTATTAATTTCTATTTTATTTAATAGAGGCCTAGCTACAATGATGACCATAGTTTTAGCAATTCTTACTGGAGTTATTGTAGGCAATGAATTTAAATTTATAGTATTAGCTTTGGTTTCTGGTTTAGTGGCTGTGTATACTACTAAAAAAGTAATTCAAAGGTCAGACCTCACTAGAGCTGGTGCTATAATTTCTGGTGTTAATGTTACTATACTAGTATCTATTTCTTTATTGACAGGTTCCTTTGGGGGAACAACTAGTATGATAAAAAATTTAATAATAGATATAATGATGGGAATGTTGAGTGGGGTAATTGCTAGTATTTTAGCTATTGGGATTTTGCCATTTTTAGAAAATGCCTTTTCCTTGACTACTTCAATAAGACTTTTAGAATTAGCAAATCCTAATAATGGAGCATTAAAGCGTTTGCTAATAGAGACTCCAGGGACGTATCATCATAGCATAATAGTAGGGAATTTAGCGGAAGCTGCAGCGGAAGAAATTGGAGCAGACCCTATTTTAGCTAGGGTAGGGGCTTATTATCACGATATTGGCAAAGTAACTAATCCCTATTATTTTATAGAAAACCAGCTAGGTATGGAAAATATCCATGATTCTATGGATCCAAAAGAAAGTGCCAAAATTATAATTGATCATGTAGAACAGGGGGTACAATTAGCAAAAAGTTTTGGCCTTCCAGGTATTATCATTGATTTAATCAGACAATCCCATGGGACTACTAAGCTGGAATACTTTTATCATAAAGCTAAAGAGTTATATGGTGAAGAAAAGGTAAATGAAGGAGATTATAGGTATCCAGGACCTAAACCTCAAACAAAAGAAGCTGCAATTTTAATGTTTGCAGATTCCATAGAAGCTGCCGTTAGGTCTATTAAACAACCAACACAGGAGAAAATCTGTCAAATAATTGAAGGGATTATAAATAATAAAATTTCAGATGGACAGTTAGACCAATGTCCTATAACCTTATATGAAATTAATAAAATTAAAGAAAAATTGACGAAGGTCATAATGGGAATTTTCCATCAAAGGATCCAATACCCTATAAATAAGGAGGAAAAATAA
- the ybeY gene encoding rRNA maturation RNase YbeY, with the protein MLYPIIEVIEGIEISGEIEELINKICQQVVKEEEIKGEYEVNIIFVDDPFIKNLNSRFRGKDCPTDVLSFPFDTPEFLGEIYISLETAKKQAEEYNHTLTREIAFLTVHGLLHLLGYDHKEEPNEVMRVKEEKILTSLGIVRG; encoded by the coding sequence ATGCTATATCCAATCATCGAAGTTATAGAAGGAATAGAAATCTCAGGAGAAATAGAAGAATTAATTAATAAAATCTGCCAACAAGTGGTTAAGGAAGAAGAGATAAAAGGGGAATATGAAGTAAATATTATCTTTGTAGACGATCCTTTTATAAAAAACCTAAACTCTAGATTTAGAGGGAAAGATTGTCCAACAGATGTATTATCTTTCCCCTTCGATACCCCTGAATTTTTAGGAGAAATATATATTTCTTTAGAAACTGCTAAAAAACAGGCAGAGGAATATAATCATACTTTGACCAGGGAAATAGCTTTTTTAACTGTTCATGGACTTTTACATTTGTTAGGCTATGACCATAAAGAAGAACCCAACGAAGTAATGAGAGTAAAAGAAGAAAAAATTTTAACTAGTTTAGGAATTGTAAGGGGGTAA
- a CDS encoding FecCD family ABC transporter permease translates to MKKAYLLTIISFFLVLILGVAFGATPISFKGLNSTHYIILFHMRMPRVVLSMLVGGVLAGCGVAFQSILKNPLAEPYTLGVSSGAGLGATIAMTFLVNYRIYGLSTITFFSFLFAILTVVLVYFLAKSQGHLNPLNLILAGVVVSSTFSAFISFLMIYADDNIRQIFFWLMGNLQRASWDKLKIIIIPAITGLIFITLKLKELNLLLLGDEEAASLGVEIEKTKKFIIVGATLATASVVSISGLIGFVGLIVPHTLRLIFGGDNLKIYPLSILWGGIFLTLADLIGRTILVPREIPVGIITALTGGPFFLFLLKQKVKGE, encoded by the coding sequence TTGAAAAAAGCTTATTTATTAACCATTATATCTTTCTTTTTAGTATTAATATTGGGGGTAGCCTTTGGAGCAACCCCCATTTCTTTCAAAGGGTTAAACTCTACCCACTATATTATTTTATTTCACATGAGAATGCCTAGGGTGGTTTTGAGTATGTTGGTAGGTGGAGTATTAGCTGGTTGTGGAGTAGCTTTTCAAAGTATTTTAAAAAATCCTTTGGCAGAGCCTTATACTTTAGGGGTTAGCAGTGGTGCAGGCTTAGGTGCAACTATAGCAATGACCTTTTTAGTAAATTATAGGATTTATGGATTATCAACAATAACCTTTTTCTCCTTCCTTTTTGCTATTTTAACGGTTGTTTTGGTCTATTTTTTAGCTAAAAGTCAAGGGCATTTAAACCCCTTAAATCTAATCCTAGCCGGAGTAGTTGTCAGCTCAACCTTTTCTGCATTCATCTCTTTTTTAATGATCTACGCCGATGATAACATCCGGCAAATCTTTTTTTGGTTAATGGGTAATTTACAAAGGGCATCTTGGGACAAACTTAAGATAATTATTATTCCTGCAATCACTGGTTTAATCTTCATAACCCTTAAATTAAAAGAATTAAATCTTTTGCTTTTAGGTGATGAAGAAGCGGCTTCTTTAGGAGTAGAAATTGAAAAAACAAAAAAGTTCATTATAGTGGGGGCTACTTTAGCCACTGCATCCGTTGTTTCTATTAGTGGGTTGATCGGTTTTGTAGGACTTATTGTACCCCATACATTACGGTTAATTTTTGGAGGGGATAACCTCAAAATCTATCCTCTATCAATATTATGGGGAGGCATATTTCTCACTTTAGCAGACTTAATAGGAAGGACAATTTTAGTACCAAGGGAAATTCCTGTAGGAATTATTACGGCATTAACTGGAGGCCCCTTTTTCTTATTTTTACTAAAACAAAAGGTAAAGGGAGAATAA
- a CDS encoding ABC transporter substrate-binding protein produces MKKLLTLVMVLILALTLAACTGRNSQQTENLKIVSLAPSSTEIVAALGKLENLVGVSDFCNYPEEVLGIEKVGNAFDVNFEKIVALQPDIVLLMNEGEVADRLRELDIQVLVLNPTTIEEIYEDILKVAEVLKVEEKGRQLVDKMKDDLNKIQKETSEDKKTVFILLDSTDFWTAGKGTFYHEVIEKSGGINIAAGETGWLVFSSEKLLELDPDVILYSWEPSEELTSLPVWQNLTAVKEGRTYLIDGDLTSRPGPRIIEGIRVIAKILKGE; encoded by the coding sequence ATGAAAAAACTATTGACATTGGTAATGGTGTTAATTCTCGCCCTTACCTTGGCAGCATGTACTGGAAGAAATTCTCAACAAACAGAAAACTTAAAAATTGTTTCTTTAGCACCTAGTAGTACAGAAATTGTTGCAGCTTTAGGAAAATTAGAAAATTTAGTAGGTGTATCGGATTTTTGTAATTATCCAGAAGAAGTACTAGGAATTGAAAAAGTAGGAAATGCCTTTGATGTAAACTTTGAAAAAATTGTAGCATTACAGCCAGATATCGTATTGTTGATGAATGAAGGGGAAGTGGCAGATAGATTAAGGGAATTGGATATCCAAGTCCTTGTCCTTAACCCCACCACCATTGAAGAGATTTATGAAGATATATTAAAGGTTGCTGAAGTATTAAAGGTTGAAGAAAAAGGTCGACAATTAGTAGATAAAATGAAGGATGATTTAAACAAAATCCAAAAAGAAACCAGTGAGGATAAAAAGACTGTATTCATTCTTTTAGATAGCACAGATTTTTGGACTGCTGGAAAGGGAACCTTTTACCATGAAGTTATAGAAAAGAGTGGAGGTATAAACATAGCGGCGGGAGAAACGGGATGGTTAGTATTTTCTTCAGAGAAATTATTAGAATTAGATCCTGATGTGATATTATATTCATGGGAACCATCAGAGGAATTGACTTCTTTACCAGTTTGGCAAAATTTAACTGCAGTTAAGGAAGGGAGAACATACTTAATTGATGGTGATTTAACTTCAAGACCTGGTCCTAGGATTATAGAAGGGATAAGGGTTATCGCTAAAATTTTAAAGGGTGAGTAA
- the yqfD gene encoding sporulation protein YqfD, which yields MFLLLLMRKLKGYVTIHVLGKKGERFINLALRMNVELWNIKREKDYLIVNLSIAGYRKMWQQCRKENIPIKIIRKKGTPFLLHKLRKRKVFSVGLVLFILAIYLISSFIWFIDVTGLETIDYNQFSTFLKEQDLKVGTIKYFIDTEKLEQNIKLAFPQIAWVSVNVKGTQVLVEVVEKEGEESTDKGPANVIAAKDGVITKILVLSGQQEVNVGDTVAKNQLLISGQLFNGETRTHMLVRAFGIIEARVWYEGYGEALQQETVYKETGNLVTVKYIELFGKKVRISKKNIPYEKYSKVISAQKLTIKDSPLPFKLITERYYEIKGEKNKYKIDQMERLARERAIENAMKKVPNGVEIVNKTVNIIERSGKIVRVKVILETIEDIGKIQRINY from the coding sequence ATGTTTTTACTTTTACTTATGAGAAAATTAAAAGGGTATGTAACTATCCATGTATTAGGTAAAAAAGGTGAGAGATTTATTAATTTGGCATTGAGAATGAATGTAGAGCTTTGGAATATAAAAAGGGAAAAAGATTATTTGATAGTAAATTTGTCTATAGCTGGATACAGGAAAATGTGGCAACAATGTCGAAAGGAAAATATACCTATAAAGATCATAAGGAAAAAGGGAACACCATTTTTATTACATAAACTAAGAAAAAGAAAAGTATTTTCAGTAGGATTAGTCCTTTTTATCTTAGCAATATATCTCATTTCCTCTTTTATATGGTTTATAGATGTTACAGGTTTAGAAACAATAGACTATAATCAGTTTTCAACTTTTTTAAAAGAACAAGATTTAAAGGTAGGAACTATTAAATATTTTATCGATACTGAGAAATTAGAGCAAAATATAAAATTGGCATTTCCACAAATAGCTTGGGTATCAGTTAATGTTAAGGGAACCCAAGTGCTGGTGGAAGTAGTGGAAAAAGAAGGAGAAGAATCTACAGATAAAGGGCCAGCTAATGTAATTGCCGCAAAGGATGGAGTAATAACAAAAATTCTAGTCCTGTCAGGTCAACAAGAAGTTAATGTAGGAGATACCGTTGCTAAAAATCAATTATTAATTTCCGGTCAATTGTTTAATGGGGAGACAAGAACCCATATGTTAGTAAGGGCCTTTGGTATAATAGAAGCTAGGGTTTGGTATGAAGGTTATGGAGAAGCTCTACAACAAGAAACTGTTTATAAAGAAACGGGAAATTTAGTAACAGTGAAATATATAGAACTATTCGGCAAAAAGGTGAGAATTTCAAAAAAAAACATCCCTTATGAAAAATATTCAAAAGTAATAAGTGCCCAAAAATTAACAATAAAAGATTCACCATTGCCTTTTAAATTGATAACTGAAAGGTATTATGAAATCAAAGGGGAAAAAAATAAGTACAAAATTGATCAGATGGAAAGATTGGCAAGGGAGAGGGCTATAGAAAATGCTATGAAAAAGGTGCCAAATGGAGTAGAAATTGTAAATAAAACTGTTAATATAATAGAAAGAAGTGGTAAAATAGTAAGGGTAAAAGTTATTTTAGAAACAATAGAGGATATTGGCAAGATACAAAGAATTAATTATTAA
- a CDS encoding diacylglycerol kinase, with product MEIKKVLHSFIYAVDGIIYSVKTQRNMRIHYAVALLVLTMGFLVRLSKIELAVLFFTVSLVIAMELINTAIEATIDLITDKYHPLAKIAKNVAAGAVLVSSVNAVAVGYVLFFDKFDKLTLNIITSIQDVPLYLYNALVGVLLLLIIVFKTFISDFKKLGLPSGQTTIAFAFVVAVLFLSENLFLTMCSIAIALMIAQNRLNNNRHSLIEVILGGVLGILFGIIGFMVLL from the coding sequence TTGGAAATTAAAAAAGTACTGCATAGTTTTATTTATGCAGTGGATGGAATCATATATAGTGTTAAAACACAACGGAACATGAGAATCCATTATGCTGTAGCCCTATTAGTATTAACTATGGGTTTTTTGGTTCGTCTATCTAAAATTGAATTGGCGGTACTTTTTTTCACAGTTTCATTAGTAATTGCCATGGAACTAATAAATACAGCAATAGAGGCTACAATTGATTTAATTACTGATAAATACCATCCTTTAGCAAAAATAGCTAAAAACGTGGCGGCAGGAGCAGTATTAGTATCTTCGGTGAATGCAGTTGCTGTAGGTTATGTTTTGTTTTTCGATAAATTTGACAAATTGACTTTAAATATCATCACTTCTATTCAAGATGTTCCCCTTTATCTATACAATGCATTAGTAGGAGTACTTTTATTATTAATTATAGTTTTTAAAACCTTTATTTCAGATTTTAAAAAATTAGGGTTACCTAGTGGGCAAACAACTATTGCCTTTGCCTTTGTAGTTGCGGTATTATTTTTATCAGAAAACCTATTTTTAACGATGTGTAGTATAGCAATAGCTTTAATGATCGCTCAAAATCGTTTAAATAATAACCGCCATTCATTGATTGAAGTTATTTTAGGAGGAGTTTTAGGTATTTTATTTGGCATTATAGGGTTTATGGTATTGCTTTAA